TTTTACAAAACAAATGATATTTTTGTAAAAAATAATACAAAAAATTAGTTGTCTAAAATAATAACTTTTATATTAGCATTAACAAATTAAATGCAATAAAGAATTAGGGGGAATATTAATGGAACAAATCAATATAAATGGCATAAAAATTGACGTAATTCGTAAAAATATAAAAAACATAAATCTTGCTGTTTATCCACTAACAGGCAGAGTTAGAGTTTCTGTACCAACTAATCTAAATGAAGATGCAATTCGTGTATTTATCTTATCAAAACTCGCTTGGATAAAACGTAACCAAAAAAAGTTTATAGAACAAGAACGCATAGCACCAAGAGAATACAAACAAGGAGAAAGTCATTACTTCCAGGGTAAGCAATATTTGTTAAAAATTATAAAAATAGATAAAAAACCTAAAGTGGTTTTGAAAAACAAAGAATACATAGAACTACATATTAAGCCTAATACACCAATTGCAGAGCGGCATAAACTCCTTACTGAGTGGTATCGAGAACAGCTAAAAAAACAAATCCCTACTATCATTTATAAATGGGAGAAAATTTTGAATGTAAAAGTATCTGAGTTTAAAATAAGACAAATGAAAACCAGGTGGGGTTCTTGTAATATTAGAAAGAAAAGAATTTGGCTTAATCTTGAGCTAGCCAAAAAGACTGAGCGATGTTTGGAATATGTCATCGTCCATGAAATGGTACACCTTTTAGAAAGATTTCATAACAAAAGATTCTACCATTATATGGACACTTTTTTACCAAATTGGAAGCAATTAAAAA
The Deferrivibrio essentukiensis DNA segment above includes these coding regions:
- a CDS encoding M48 family metallopeptidase, producing MEQININGIKIDVIRKNIKNINLAVYPLTGRVRVSVPTNLNEDAIRVFILSKLAWIKRNQKKFIEQERIAPREYKQGESHYFQGKQYLLKIIKIDKKPKVVLKNKEYIELHIKPNTPIAERHKLLTEWYREQLKKQIPTIIYKWEKILNVKVSEFKIRQMKTRWGSCNIRKKRIWLNLELAKKTERCLEYVIVHEMVHLLERFHNKRFYHYMDTFLPNWKQLKNELNKVPISCLEYKY